The Nocardioides campestrisoli genome includes a window with the following:
- a CDS encoding phosphoribosyl-ATP diphosphatase has product MKTFEGLWDELNELARTRPEGSGTVRALDAGVHTIGKKLVEEAAESWMAAEHEGKERTAEEISQLIYHAQVLMLASGITLDDVYAHL; this is encoded by the coding sequence GTGAAGACGTTCGAAGGTCTCTGGGACGAGCTCAACGAGCTGGCCCGGACCCGCCCCGAGGGATCCGGAACCGTGCGCGCACTGGACGCCGGGGTCCATACGATCGGCAAGAAGCTGGTCGAGGAGGCCGCGGAGTCCTGGATGGCCGCCGAGCACGAGGGCAAGGAGCGGACGGCGGAGGAGATCAGCCAGCTGATCTACCACGCGCAGGTCCTCATGCTCGCCAGCGGCATCACGCTCGACGACGTCTACGCACACCTGTGA
- the ribH gene encoding 6,7-dimethyl-8-ribityllumazine synthase, with protein MSGAGAPTHEPVDGRDLKVAVVAASWHTQVMDGLLAGARRALADSRVEAPLEVRVPGTFELPVVAAALAAQGYDAVVALGVVIRGGTPHFEYVCSAATDGLSRVALDHGVAVGFGVLTCDTEEQALDRAGLPGSSEDKGLEAASAALLTARTLKDLRARPGEGTVGESRPTA; from the coding sequence ATGAGCGGCGCCGGAGCACCCACCCACGAGCCGGTCGACGGCCGCGACCTGAAGGTCGCGGTGGTGGCCGCGAGCTGGCACACCCAGGTCATGGACGGCCTGCTGGCCGGGGCGCGCCGGGCGCTGGCCGACTCCCGGGTGGAGGCGCCGCTGGAGGTCCGGGTGCCGGGGACCTTCGAGCTGCCCGTCGTCGCGGCGGCGCTGGCCGCCCAGGGGTACGACGCCGTGGTGGCGCTCGGGGTGGTCATCCGGGGAGGCACGCCGCACTTCGAGTACGTCTGCTCGGCCGCCACCGACGGGCTCTCCCGGGTCGCGCTGGACCACGGCGTCGCGGTCGGCTTCGGCGTCCTGACGTGCGACACCGAGGAGCAGGCGCTGGACCGGGCCGGCCTGCCGGGCTCCTCGGAGGACAAGGGGCTGGAGGCGGCGTCTGCCGCCCTGCTCACGGCACGCACGCTCAAGGACCTGCGCGCAAGGCCGGGGGAGGGCACCGTGGGTGAGTCCCGGCCTACCGCCTAG
- the def gene encoding peptide deformylase, whose product MAVQPIRLFGDPVLRKPALEVDDFDKEIRTLVRDLTDTMLAAPGAGLAAPQIGVGLRVFTWNVGGEVGHLVNPTLSLSEEVQDGPEGCLSLPDLTFDCRRALRVVASGFDMHGEPLRIEGSELLARALQHETDHLDGVLFIDRLDAEARKAAMKAIRESEWFGLEQPVVKVSPHRTNGFGF is encoded by the coding sequence GTGGCAGTCCAGCCCATCCGCCTGTTCGGCGACCCGGTCCTGCGCAAGCCGGCGCTCGAGGTCGACGACTTCGACAAGGAGATCCGGACCCTGGTCCGGGACCTGACCGACACGATGCTGGCCGCCCCGGGCGCGGGCCTCGCGGCGCCGCAGATCGGCGTCGGCCTGCGGGTCTTCACCTGGAACGTCGGCGGTGAGGTGGGCCACCTGGTCAACCCCACCCTGAGCCTGTCGGAGGAGGTGCAGGACGGACCGGAGGGCTGCCTCTCGCTGCCCGACCTGACCTTCGACTGCCGGCGCGCGCTGCGGGTGGTCGCCTCCGGCTTCGACATGCACGGTGAGCCCCTGCGGATCGAGGGCTCCGAGCTGCTCGCCCGCGCGCTGCAGCACGAGACCGACCACCTGGACGGCGTGCTCTTCATCGACCGGCTGGACGCCGAGGCGCGCAAGGCCGCGATGAAGGCGATCCGGGAGTCGGAGTGGTTCGGGCTCGAGCAGCCCGTCGTCAAGGTCTCTCCCCACCGCACGAACGGATTCGGTTTCTGA
- a CDS encoding bifunctional 3,4-dihydroxy-2-butanone-4-phosphate synthase/GTP cyclohydrolase II — translation MSIRLDSVERAVADIAAGKAVVVVDDEDRENEGDIIFAASKATPELMAFTIRHSSGVICVPMPADMLDRLEIPLMTPHNKDKLRTAYTISVDARDGVSTGISAADRSHTARVLADSATEPWELTRPGHVFPLRYREGGVLVRRGHTEAAVDLARLAGLTPAGVLVEVVNDDGTMKRGPELREFADEHGLAMISIEDLVRYRRRHEIHVDRVAVTRLPTRHGDFTAYGYRITIDDSEHVALVHGDITGDEPVLTRVHSECLTGDVLGSYRCDCGPQLEEAMARIVEEGRGVVVYLRGHEGRGIGLVAKLQAYALQDEGRDTVDANLDLGLPADGRHYGAATQVLRDLGVSAVRLLTNNPEKTRSLEDFGIRVTERVPLTPHPNDHNLAYLMTKRDRMGHHLPDLEEQS, via the coding sequence GTGAGCATCCGACTGGACAGCGTCGAGCGGGCCGTGGCCGACATCGCCGCCGGCAAGGCGGTGGTGGTCGTCGACGACGAGGACCGCGAGAACGAGGGCGACATCATCTTCGCCGCCAGCAAGGCGACCCCGGAGCTGATGGCCTTCACCATCCGGCACTCCAGCGGGGTGATCTGCGTGCCGATGCCCGCCGACATGCTGGACCGGCTGGAGATCCCGCTGATGACGCCGCACAACAAGGACAAGCTCCGTACGGCGTACACGATCTCGGTGGACGCCCGGGACGGCGTCTCCACCGGGATCTCGGCGGCCGACCGCTCCCACACCGCGCGCGTGCTGGCCGACTCCGCCACCGAGCCGTGGGAGCTGACCAGGCCCGGTCACGTGTTCCCGCTGCGCTACCGCGAGGGCGGGGTGCTGGTCCGCCGCGGGCACACCGAGGCGGCGGTCGACCTGGCCCGCCTGGCCGGCCTGACCCCGGCCGGCGTGCTGGTGGAGGTGGTCAACGACGACGGCACCATGAAGCGCGGTCCCGAGCTGCGCGAGTTCGCCGACGAGCACGGTCTGGCGATGATCTCCATCGAGGACCTCGTCCGCTACCGCCGGCGGCACGAGATTCACGTCGACCGGGTCGCGGTGACCCGGCTGCCGACCCGGCACGGCGACTTCACCGCGTACGGCTACCGGATCACCATCGACGACTCCGAGCACGTGGCGCTCGTGCACGGCGACATCACCGGGGACGAGCCGGTGCTCACCCGGGTCCACTCCGAGTGCCTGACCGGTGACGTCCTGGGCAGCTACCGCTGCGACTGCGGTCCGCAGCTCGAGGAGGCGATGGCCCGGATCGTCGAGGAGGGCCGCGGGGTCGTGGTCTACCTGCGCGGTCACGAGGGCCGCGGGATCGGGCTGGTGGCCAAGCTCCAGGCGTACGCCCTGCAGGACGAGGGCCGCGACACCGTCGACGCCAACCTCGACCTCGGCCTGCCGGCGGACGGCCGGCACTACGGCGCCGCCACCCAGGTGCTGCGCGACCTCGGCGTGAGCGCGGTCCGGCTGCTCACCAACAACCCGGAGAAGACCCGGAGCCTGGAGGACTTCGGGATCCGGGTCACCGAGCGGGTGCCGCTGACCCCGCACCCCAACGACCACAACCTGGCCTACCTGATGACCAAGCGCGACCGGATGGGCCACCACCTTCCCGACCTGGAGGAGCAGTCATGA
- a CDS encoding riboflavin synthase: protein MFTGIVEELGTVHAVLDQGDALRLTIRAATVLDDVHLGDSIAVNGCCLTVSETGSSGEQGTVDLWTADLMQETLQRTSLAGVGPGDRVNLERAVTADKRLGGHIVQGHVDGVGEVLIRTPSEHWEVVEISMPPELGPFLVEKGSITVDGVSLTLVDVGEASFTVSLIPETLARTTLGFRQPGDRVNLETDVIAKHVAKLVRAYLPGERA from the coding sequence ATGTTCACCGGAATCGTCGAGGAGCTCGGCACCGTGCACGCCGTGCTCGACCAGGGCGACGCCCTGCGACTCACCATCCGGGCCGCCACGGTGCTGGACGACGTCCACCTGGGTGACTCGATCGCGGTCAACGGCTGCTGCCTGACCGTGAGCGAGACCGGCTCCTCTGGCGAGCAGGGGACGGTCGACCTGTGGACCGCCGACCTGATGCAGGAGACCCTGCAGCGCACCAGCCTGGCCGGCGTCGGGCCGGGTGACCGGGTGAACCTCGAGCGCGCGGTCACCGCCGACAAGCGGCTCGGCGGGCACATCGTCCAGGGCCACGTCGACGGCGTGGGCGAGGTGCTCATCCGCACGCCCAGCGAGCACTGGGAGGTCGTGGAGATCTCGATGCCGCCCGAGCTGGGCCCGTTCCTGGTGGAGAAGGGGTCGATCACCGTCGACGGCGTCAGCCTCACCCTGGTCGACGTCGGCGAGGCCAGCTTCACCGTCAGCCTGATCCCCGAGACCCTGGCCCGGACCACCCTGGGCTTCCGGCAGCCCGGGGACCGGGTCAACCTGGAGACCGACGTGATCGCCAAGCACGTGGCCAAGCTCGTCCGCGCCTACCTGCCGGGGGAGCGCGCATGA
- the ligD gene encoding non-homologous end-joining DNA ligase, whose protein sequence is MPSGKSATPAVEIEVDDRTVRVSNPDRVYFPASGATKLDLVEYYLSVGPGIVNALEERPCMLHRFPKGLAGEKVHQKRLPPGAPPWVETVELFFPRWKRTADELCVTELAQVIWAVQMSTVEFHPWNSRRADTEKPDEWRIDLDPGPASDWAQVRRVAHVAHEVLDELGATGFPKTSGGRGMHVYVRISPDHGFADVRRAALAFAREVERRAPEDVTTAWWRKDRDPGALFVDYNQNARDHTIAAAYSVRGVPEARVSAPIGWDEVDDAEPDDFTIFTVPARFAEIGDLHASIDEHVFDLAPLLEWADRDESEGAEPPAEPD, encoded by the coding sequence GTGCCCTCCGGAAAGTCCGCCACCCCGGCCGTCGAGATCGAGGTCGACGACCGCACGGTGCGGGTGAGCAACCCCGACCGGGTCTACTTCCCGGCGAGCGGTGCCACCAAGCTCGACCTGGTGGAGTACTACCTGAGTGTGGGCCCGGGGATCGTCAACGCGCTCGAGGAGCGGCCGTGCATGCTGCACCGCTTCCCCAAGGGGCTGGCGGGGGAGAAGGTGCACCAGAAGCGGCTGCCCCCGGGCGCGCCGCCCTGGGTGGAGACGGTCGAGCTCTTCTTCCCGCGGTGGAAGCGGACCGCCGACGAGCTCTGCGTCACCGAGCTGGCCCAGGTGATCTGGGCGGTGCAGATGTCCACGGTGGAGTTCCACCCGTGGAACAGTCGTCGCGCGGACACCGAGAAGCCGGACGAGTGGCGGATCGACCTGGACCCCGGACCGGCGTCGGACTGGGCCCAGGTGCGCCGGGTGGCGCACGTGGCCCACGAGGTGCTCGACGAGCTGGGTGCCACGGGCTTCCCGAAGACCAGCGGGGGCCGCGGGATGCACGTCTACGTGCGGATCAGCCCCGACCACGGTTTCGCCGACGTACGCCGGGCCGCCCTCGCCTTCGCCCGCGAGGTCGAGCGGCGCGCCCCCGAGGACGTGACGACCGCCTGGTGGCGCAAGGACCGCGACCCGGGCGCGCTGTTCGTGGACTACAACCAGAACGCGCGCGACCACACCATCGCCGCGGCGTACTCGGTGCGCGGGGTGCCCGAGGCGCGGGTCTCCGCGCCGATCGGATGGGACGAGGTCGACGACGCGGAGCCGGACGACTTCACGATCTTCACCGTGCCCGCGAGGTTCGCCGAGATCGGCGACCTGCACGCCTCCATCGACGAGCACGTCTTCGACCTCGCACCCCTCCTGGAGTGGGCCGACCGGGACGAGTCGGAGGGCGCGGAGCCGCCCGCGGAGCCGGACTGA
- the ribD gene encoding bifunctional diaminohydroxyphosphoribosylaminopyrimidine deaminase/5-amino-6-(5-phosphoribosylamino)uracil reductase RibD, which translates to MTATHAEQQAMLRALALAASPGVPLGPNPRVGCVLLDDGQVVAEGFHRGAGTPHAEADALARAGAAARGATAVVTLEPCNHTGRTGPCAQALVEAGVRRVVFAQSDPNPQASGGAETLRAAGVEVLAGVLAQEARAVNEVWTFAWEHGRPFVTWKFATTLDGRSAAADGTSRWVSSAASRLDTHRLRALSDTVLVGTRTVQVDDPRLTVRDEHDRPVPEQPLRAVMGLRDLPEDRRVFDDSARTVRLLTRDPAEALTELFALERRHVFLEGGPTLAAAFLTAGLVDEVVAYVAPMLLGSGRAAVADLGVTTLADALRLDVTDVAVLGEGPERNVRLTMAPPRSPREDL; encoded by the coding sequence ATGACAGCCACACACGCCGAGCAGCAGGCGATGCTGCGCGCGCTGGCGCTCGCCGCGAGCCCGGGAGTCCCGCTCGGTCCCAACCCGCGGGTGGGCTGCGTGCTTCTCGACGACGGACAGGTCGTGGCCGAGGGCTTCCACCGCGGCGCCGGCACGCCCCACGCGGAGGCCGACGCACTGGCCCGTGCCGGCGCGGCGGCGCGTGGGGCCACTGCGGTGGTCACTCTCGAGCCCTGCAACCACACCGGTCGCACCGGACCCTGCGCCCAGGCCCTGGTCGAGGCCGGCGTCCGCCGGGTGGTCTTCGCCCAGTCCGACCCCAACCCGCAGGCCAGCGGCGGGGCCGAGACCCTGCGCGCGGCCGGGGTCGAGGTGCTCGCCGGGGTGCTGGCGCAGGAGGCCCGCGCGGTCAACGAGGTGTGGACCTTCGCCTGGGAGCACGGTCGCCCGTTCGTCACCTGGAAGTTCGCCACCACCCTGGACGGCCGCAGTGCCGCCGCCGACGGCACGAGCCGCTGGGTCAGCTCCGCGGCCTCCCGGCTCGACACGCACCGGTTGCGGGCGCTGAGCGACACCGTTCTGGTCGGCACCCGCACCGTCCAGGTCGATGACCCGAGGCTGACGGTGCGCGACGAGCACGACCGGCCGGTCCCCGAGCAGCCGCTGCGGGCCGTGATGGGCCTGCGCGACCTGCCCGAGGACCGCCGGGTCTTCGACGACTCCGCCCGCACGGTGCGGCTGCTGACCCGCGACCCCGCCGAGGCGCTCACCGAGCTCTTCGCGCTCGAGCGCCGGCACGTCTTCCTGGAGGGCGGGCCCACCCTGGCCGCCGCCTTCCTCACCGCCGGCCTGGTGGACGAGGTGGTCGCCTACGTCGCCCCGATGCTGCTGGGCTCCGGCCGCGCCGCCGTCGCCGACCTGGGCGTCACCACCCTCGCCGACGCGTTGCGCCTCGACGTCACCGACGTCGCCGTGCTCGGGGAGGGCCCCGAGCGCAACGTCCGCCTGACCATGGCGCCCCCACGATCCCCACGAGAGGACCTCTGA
- the rpe gene encoding ribulose-phosphate 3-epimerase produces the protein MGIQITPSILNADLAALGAEVARIGSADWVHVDVMDNHFVPNLTLGLPVVESLAKHTDLPLDAHLMIEDPDRWAPAYAEAGCSSVTFHVEAAKAPVRLAREIRAQGARASMALKPATPVEPYEALLPELDMLLIMTVEPGFGGQKFLDLCLPKIRTARALMAKHGVQTWLQVDGGVSLETIERCAEAGADVFVAGSAVYSAEDPDAMVRDLKAKAEAASAL, from the coding sequence GTGGGAATCCAGATCACACCGAGCATCCTGAACGCCGACCTCGCCGCGCTGGGAGCGGAGGTGGCCCGGATCGGCAGCGCCGACTGGGTGCACGTGGACGTGATGGACAACCACTTCGTGCCCAACCTGACCCTCGGCCTGCCGGTGGTCGAGAGCCTGGCCAAGCACACCGACCTTCCGCTCGACGCGCACCTGATGATCGAGGACCCGGACCGGTGGGCGCCGGCGTACGCCGAGGCCGGCTGCAGCTCGGTCACCTTCCACGTCGAGGCGGCCAAGGCCCCGGTGCGGCTGGCCCGCGAGATCCGGGCGCAGGGCGCCCGGGCCAGCATGGCGCTCAAGCCGGCCACCCCGGTCGAGCCCTACGAGGCGCTCCTGCCCGAGCTCGACATGTTGCTGATCATGACCGTCGAGCCCGGCTTCGGTGGGCAGAAGTTCCTCGACCTGTGCCTGCCCAAGATCAGGACCGCCCGCGCGCTGATGGCCAAGCACGGGGTGCAGACCTGGCTCCAGGTCGACGGGGGAGTCAGCCTGGAGACCATCGAGCGCTGCGCCGAGGCCGGCGCCGACGTCTTCGTGGCCGGCTCGGCCGTCTACTCCGCCGAGGACCCGGACGCGATGGTCCGCGACCTCAAGGCGAAGGCGGAGGCGGCCTCCGCCCTCTGA
- a CDS encoding RsmB/NOP family class I SAM-dependent RNA methyltransferase yields MADPRQSRGRRPGGRPPRARKSADPSRRAALEVLTAVRVDDAYTNLVLPSVLRTHGLTGRDAAFTTELVSGTLRRRATYDAVIAACLDRPLAKVQAKVLDALRLGAHQLLSMRVPSHAAISSTVDLVRDAVGQGAAGFANAVLRRVCEEDLAGWVRRVAPDPVRDPHGFSAVAHSHPRWVVDALGEALARSPRTEVATTTADELQALLAADNEAPAVCLVARPGRVDRAELPGTPTLFSPYGVVLDGGDPGEVPAVAQGRAGVQDEGSQLVALALARVGLEPGPEVAEERWLDLCAGPGGKSALLAALAATRDGSAPGARLLSVERQPHRARLVRRALDGADGSLGVVTADGTQPAWPAGSFDRVQVDVPCTGLGALRRRPESRWRRSPEDLEALVPLQRALLDRAVDAVRPGGVVLYSTCSPVLAETADVVSAVLAERDDVRLGDLSLVLPEVPDAAGPLPGTMQLWPHRHRTDAMFMALLERTS; encoded by the coding sequence ATGGCTGACCCCCGTCAGAGCCGCGGGCGCCGTCCCGGGGGTCGTCCGCCGCGCGCTCGCAAGAGCGCCGACCCGTCCCGTCGCGCGGCGCTGGAGGTCCTCACGGCCGTGCGCGTCGACGACGCCTACACCAACCTGGTGCTGCCCTCGGTGCTGCGGACCCACGGCCTCACCGGCCGCGACGCCGCCTTCACCACCGAGCTCGTCTCCGGCACGTTGCGTCGCCGTGCCACCTATGACGCGGTGATCGCCGCGTGCCTGGACCGGCCGCTGGCCAAGGTGCAGGCGAAGGTGCTCGACGCGCTCCGCCTCGGGGCGCACCAGCTGCTCTCGATGCGGGTGCCGTCCCACGCGGCGATCAGCAGCACCGTGGACCTGGTCCGGGACGCGGTCGGCCAGGGGGCCGCGGGCTTCGCCAACGCCGTCCTGCGCCGGGTCTGCGAGGAGGACCTCGCCGGCTGGGTGCGCCGGGTCGCCCCTGACCCGGTGCGCGATCCGCACGGGTTCTCCGCCGTCGCGCACTCCCACCCCCGCTGGGTGGTCGACGCCCTGGGTGAGGCGCTGGCCCGCAGCCCGCGCACCGAGGTCGCGACCACCACCGCCGACGAGCTGCAGGCGCTGCTGGCTGCCGACAACGAGGCGCCCGCCGTCTGCCTGGTGGCCCGGCCGGGCCGGGTCGACCGCGCGGAGCTGCCGGGCACCCCGACGCTGTTCTCGCCGTACGGCGTGGTGCTCGACGGCGGTGACCCCGGCGAGGTGCCGGCGGTGGCCCAGGGCCGCGCCGGGGTCCAGGACGAGGGGTCGCAGCTGGTCGCCCTCGCCCTCGCCCGGGTGGGCCTCGAGCCCGGCCCGGAGGTTGCGGAGGAGCGCTGGCTCGACCTGTGCGCCGGACCTGGCGGGAAGTCCGCCCTGCTCGCGGCGCTGGCGGCGACCCGGGACGGCAGCGCCCCGGGCGCCCGGCTGCTCTCCGTCGAGCGTCAGCCGCACCGGGCGCGGCTGGTCCGTCGGGCCCTCGACGGTGCGGACGGCTCGCTCGGGGTGGTCACCGCCGACGGGACCCAGCCCGCCTGGCCGGCGGGCTCCTTCGACCGGGTCCAGGTCGACGTGCCGTGCACCGGTCTGGGGGCGCTGCGCCGCCGGCCGGAGTCGCGCTGGCGGCGCAGCCCCGAGGACCTGGAGGCGCTGGTCCCGCTGCAGCGCGCGCTGCTCGACCGGGCCGTGGACGCCGTGCGTCCCGGCGGTGTGGTGCTCTACTCCACCTGCTCCCCGGTGCTCGCCGAGACCGCGGACGTGGTCTCGGCGGTGCTGGCCGAGCGCGACGACGTCCGGCTGGGTGACCTGAGCCTGGTGCTGCCGGAGGTGCCCGACGCGGCGGGCCCGCTGCCGGGGACGATGCAGCTGTGGCCGCACCGGCACCGCACGGACGCGATGTTCATGGCGCTGCTCGAGCGCACGAGCTGA
- a CDS encoding MmcQ/YjbR family DNA-binding protein yields MTSADVPGTDAGRPARPEDVEEICASLPETELGVSWGDVPTWKVPRGDKGRGFVLYRRPHHTAVHPETGEMYDDLLVVVTADAGEKAALVDDPATPFFTIDHFRSTNAVLVQQSRLAELTLAELREILTEAWACRAPRRLVTALRAGERLDG; encoded by the coding sequence ATGACCTCTGCGGACGTGCCCGGGACCGACGCCGGGCGACCGGCGCGTCCCGAGGACGTCGAGGAGATCTGCGCGTCGCTGCCGGAGACCGAGCTCGGCGTCTCCTGGGGCGACGTGCCGACCTGGAAGGTCCCGCGCGGGGACAAGGGGCGGGGCTTCGTGCTCTACCGCCGTCCGCACCACACCGCCGTCCACCCCGAGACCGGGGAGATGTACGACGACCTCCTGGTCGTCGTCACCGCGGACGCGGGGGAGAAGGCCGCGCTGGTCGACGATCCCGCCACCCCGTTCTTCACCATCGACCACTTCAGGAGCACCAACGCCGTGCTGGTCCAGCAGTCCAGGCTCGCCGAGCTCACCCTCGCAGAACTGCGCGAGATCCTGACCGAGGCCTGGGCGTGCCGGGCCCCGCGGCGCCTCGTCACCGCCCTGCGCGCCGGGGAGCGACTCGATGGCTGA
- a CDS encoding ABC transporter ATP-binding protein translates to MTTVVDVRDLRMRYGDHDVLDGVDFRVEAGEVVCLLGPNGAGKTTTIEILEGFRIRSAGSVQVLGEDPATAPEDWRARTGVVLQSWRDHPRWTPRRLLAHLGGFYAPYSEPGRTRPHDTELLLETVGLSEHADRKLASLSGGQRRRLDVAAAIVGRPELLFLDEPTTGFDPQARRDFHDLITRLARADGTTIVLTTHDLAEAEKLATRVLVLAGGRIVADDTVAGLARRVLGEAEVRWVADGASHSETTQDATGLVRRLLEQHGDGLHDLEVRRASLEDAYLSLVRGHETGQQDAAARLFAEATR, encoded by the coding sequence ATGACCACGGTTGTCGACGTCCGCGACCTGCGGATGCGCTACGGGGACCACGACGTGCTGGACGGGGTCGACTTCCGGGTCGAGGCCGGCGAGGTGGTCTGCCTGCTCGGGCCGAACGGGGCGGGCAAGACCACCACGATCGAGATCCTGGAGGGCTTCCGGATCCGCTCGGCCGGGTCGGTGCAGGTGCTCGGCGAGGACCCTGCCACCGCTCCCGAGGACTGGCGGGCCCGGACCGGGGTGGTGCTCCAGTCCTGGCGCGACCACCCGCGGTGGACCCCGCGCCGCCTGCTGGCCCACCTCGGCGGCTTCTACGCGCCGTACTCGGAGCCCGGACGTACCCGTCCGCACGACACCGAGCTGCTGCTGGAGACCGTCGGTCTCAGCGAGCACGCCGACCGCAAGCTCGCCTCGCTCTCCGGCGGGCAGCGACGCCGCCTCGACGTCGCCGCGGCCATCGTCGGCCGTCCCGAGCTGCTCTTCCTCGACGAGCCCACCACCGGCTTCGACCCGCAGGCCCGCCGCGACTTCCACGACCTGATCACCCGCCTGGCCCGAGCCGACGGCACCACCATCGTGCTCACCACCCACGACCTGGCCGAGGCCGAGAAGCTGGCGACCCGGGTGCTGGTGCTGGCCGGTGGGCGGATCGTCGCCGACGACACGGTCGCGGGACTCGCCCGGCGGGTCCTGGGCGAGGCCGAGGTCCGCTGGGTCGCGGACGGCGCGAGCCACAGCGAGACCACGCAGGACGCGACCGGCCTCGTACGCCGTCTGCTCGAGCAGCACGGCGACGGGCTGCACGACCTCGAGGTACGCCGGGCCAGCCTGGAGGACGCCTACCTCTCGCTGGTCCGCGGCCACGAGACCGGCCAGCAGGACGCGGCCGCCCGGCTCTTCGCGGAGGCGACCCGATGA
- a CDS encoding nicotinamide mononucleotide transporter family protein has product MMTLLEWLTSGTIAVPGGSLSAPEVIGNVFGLMSAVLGMRRYVWAWPVGLVGNVLLFGVFATGELSNVVSEPLWGQAGRQVFFAAVSLYGWVRWSRARRAGGAADGGAITPRWATWGERGQLLVAGLVGYAVAYWALTRLGSWGPATEAWILAGSMLATWGMARGWVEFWLVWVLVDVVGVTTLMQAGYYPTAVMYLVYAAFVVLGFVVWWRAARRADQQEESPEGDRSLPASAAGEGVRA; this is encoded by the coding sequence ATGATGACGCTGCTGGAGTGGCTGACCTCGGGCACCATCGCGGTGCCCGGCGGCAGCCTGAGCGCGCCCGAGGTGATCGGCAACGTCTTCGGGCTGATGAGCGCCGTCCTGGGGATGCGGCGGTACGTCTGGGCCTGGCCGGTGGGCCTGGTCGGCAACGTCCTGCTCTTCGGGGTCTTCGCCACCGGCGAGCTGAGCAACGTCGTCTCCGAGCCGTTGTGGGGGCAGGCGGGGCGACAGGTCTTCTTCGCCGCCGTCAGCCTCTACGGCTGGGTCCGCTGGAGCCGGGCCCGCCGGGCCGGTGGCGCCGCGGACGGCGGGGCGATCACGCCTCGCTGGGCCACCTGGGGCGAGCGCGGCCAGCTGCTCGTCGCCGGCCTCGTCGGGTACGCCGTGGCGTACTGGGCGCTGACCCGGCTCGGCTCCTGGGGCCCGGCGACGGAGGCATGGATCCTCGCCGGCTCGATGCTGGCGACCTGGGGGATGGCCCGCGGGTGGGTGGAGTTCTGGCTGGTCTGGGTGCTGGTCGACGTCGTCGGGGTCACCACCCTGATGCAGGCCGGCTACTACCCGACCGCCGTCATGTACCTGGTCTACGCCGCCTTCGTGGTGCTCGGCTTCGTCGTCTGGTGGCGGGCCGCCCGGCGGGCGGACCAGCAAGAGGAGTCCCCGGAAGGGGACCGTTCGCTGCCGGCATCGGCAGCAGGAGAAGGAGTGCGCGCGTGA
- the fmt gene encoding methionyl-tRNA formyltransferase: MRIVFAGTPEVAVPALDALVASDHEVVGVVTRPDAPAGRGRKLVASPVAQRAEELGLPVLKPAHPRDPEFQEELRALRPDCCPVVAYGALLPQSALDLVPHGWVNLHFSVLPSWRGAAPVQHAIWAGDEVTGATTFRIVKELDAGPTFGVMTERIREHDTAGDLLARLAEGGAGLLVQTLDGIESGELEAREQQAEGVSFAPKITVEDARVDWSEPAVAVDRRIRACTPGPGAWSTHEGERVKIGPVRLTEGRERLAPGEVEVTKKALFVGTATDPVQLDRVKPFGKKEMAAADWARGARLDSGFRLGDPV, translated from the coding sequence ATGCGCATCGTCTTCGCCGGTACCCCCGAGGTCGCCGTCCCCGCCCTGGACGCCCTGGTCGCCTCCGACCACGAGGTGGTCGGCGTCGTCACCCGGCCCGACGCCCCCGCCGGCCGCGGCCGCAAGCTGGTGGCGAGCCCGGTCGCGCAGCGCGCCGAGGAGCTCGGGTTGCCGGTGCTCAAGCCGGCCCACCCGCGCGACCCCGAGTTCCAGGAGGAGCTGCGGGCGCTGCGCCCCGACTGCTGCCCGGTGGTGGCCTACGGCGCCCTGCTGCCGCAGTCCGCGCTCGACCTGGTGCCCCACGGCTGGGTCAACCTGCACTTCTCCGTGCTGCCCTCCTGGCGCGGCGCCGCTCCGGTGCAGCACGCGATCTGGGCCGGTGACGAGGTCACCGGCGCGACGACCTTCCGGATCGTCAAGGAGCTGGACGCCGGTCCGACGTTCGGCGTGATGACCGAACGGATCCGCGAGCACGACACTGCGGGCGACCTCCTGGCCCGGCTCGCCGAGGGCGGTGCCGGCCTCCTGGTCCAGACCCTGGACGGGATCGAGAGCGGCGAGCTCGAGGCCCGCGAGCAGCAGGCCGAGGGCGTCTCCTTCGCCCCCAAGATCACCGTGGAGGACGCCCGGGTCGACTGGAGCGAGCCGGCCGTGGCGGTCGACCGCCGGATCCGCGCCTGCACCCCCGGCCCGGGTGCCTGGAGCACGCACGAAGGTGAGCGGGTCAAGATCGGGCCGGTGCGCCTGACCGAGGGGCGGGAGCGGCTCGCGCCCGGCGAGGTCGAGGTCACCAAGAAGGCGCTCTTCGTCGGCACGGCCACCGACCCGGTGCAGCTGGACCGGGTCAAGCCGTTCGGCAAGAAGGAGATGGCTGCCGCGGACTGGGCCCGCGGTGCGCGGCTCGACTCCGGGTTCCGTCTGGGCGATCCTGTCTGA